One stretch of Riemerella columbina DNA includes these proteins:
- a CDS encoding IS1096 element passenger TnpR family protein — protein sequence MVCKIRVILDTKENVFRDIEIRGKQTLWNLHNGIKSAFSLQGDELSSFYFSDEDWSELNAIPLEDMSDDGDGEIMSDIYITEAFPEKGSKMLFKYGFIDLWEFYCELLENVKEKPAVNYPITVFRYGNMPLKAPTKSSDKPSHIMMTDDFDEFEDGFDEEDHFDAEEGFDDGFDTEDYY from the coding sequence ATGGTTTGTAAAATCAGAGTTATTTTAGACACGAAGGAGAATGTATTCAGGGACATTGAAATCAGAGGGAAGCAAACGCTTTGGAATTTGCACAACGGCATCAAAAGCGCTTTTAGCCTACAAGGCGATGAGCTGTCATCGTTCTATTTTTCAGATGAAGATTGGTCAGAGCTTAATGCCATTCCTTTAGAAGATATGTCTGATGATGGCGATGGCGAGATTATGTCTGACATCTATATTACCGAGGCTTTTCCCGAAAAAGGTAGCAAAATGCTGTTCAAATACGGCTTTATTGATCTATGGGAATTCTACTGTGAGCTGTTAGAAAATGTGAAAGAAAAACCTGCCGTTAATTACCCTATTACGGTGTTTAGATATGGCAATATGCCACTAAAAGCCCCTACAAAATCTTCGGATAAACCGTCCCATATTATGATGACTGATGATTTTGATGAGTTTGAAGATGGCTTTGATGAAGAAGACCATTTTGATGCCGAAGAAGGCTTTGATGATGGTTTTGATACCGAAGATTATTACTAA